In Chryseobacterium shigense, the following proteins share a genomic window:
- the gldJ gene encoding gliding motility lipoprotein GldJ, whose product MKKLKLFSLIALSSTLALTSCGGSGTSKGGGTKKFVSKTGWKPNEKQGWFFAGKQQKQKGWPGMVYVEGGTFTMGLVKDDVMHDWNNTPRRMQVSSFFIGETEITNYEYREYLTWLKYVFPPSDPSFKEIYNGALPDTLLWDNKLARNDYNETYLRSPEFDYYPVVGVSWTQANRYCEWLTDRANEKALMQAGVIAKDLYINESNNQGGTAFNMDKFKANDPEMQGYINEKRMQQKSGMKTTNQRLLAANRAPNASMVQKFRLPTEVEWEYAALGMAKNREYNQYLGKKPEIETLTGKKGRDKGMYLENFKMGRGDYSGIAGWKNDGAAQTADVRQFPSNDLGIYGMYGNVSEWTADVYRPIIDEDFSDFNYYRGNMPQAIVKNGDGTYKMIDEGTIKYDTLSDGRLVYRGLPGQFERETVADLRNYRDGDRQSSLEYYRASDSASSFDMYNSPQKRFIVDGAGRVKLQKDTKDRTSAVSNDVRVVKGGSWQDTAYWLDPGQRRFKNQGKAYGWIGFRVAQDARTNDKGRTRR is encoded by the coding sequence ATGAAAAAACTAAAGTTGTTTTCATTAATAGCATTAAGTTCTACACTTGCATTAACCAGCTGTGGCGGATCCGGGACCAGCAAAGGAGGCGGTACTAAAAAATTTGTCAGCAAGACAGGTTGGAAACCAAACGAAAAACAAGGTTGGTTTTTTGCAGGAAAGCAACAAAAACAGAAGGGGTGGCCAGGAATGGTATATGTAGAAGGTGGAACTTTTACAATGGGATTAGTGAAAGATGATGTTATGCATGATTGGAATAACACACCGCGCAGAATGCAGGTAAGTTCATTCTTCATCGGAGAAACAGAAATTACTAACTACGAATACCGCGAATACCTTACATGGTTGAAGTACGTATTTCCACCAAGTGACCCTAGCTTCAAGGAGATCTACAACGGTGCTTTGCCGGATACTCTTTTATGGGACAACAAATTAGCCAGAAACGATTATAATGAAACTTATCTTCGTTCTCCGGAATTCGATTACTACCCGGTAGTAGGAGTTTCCTGGACTCAGGCAAACAGATATTGTGAATGGCTTACAGACAGAGCGAATGAAAAAGCTTTAATGCAGGCCGGAGTTATTGCTAAAGATTTGTATATCAACGAATCCAATAACCAGGGTGGAACTGCATTCAATATGGATAAATTCAAAGCGAATGATCCGGAAATGCAGGGATATATCAACGAGAAAAGAATGCAGCAGAAATCCGGTATGAAAACAACCAACCAGAGACTTCTTGCAGCAAACAGAGCTCCTAACGCTTCAATGGTTCAGAAGTTCAGACTTCCTACCGAAGTTGAATGGGAATATGCAGCTCTTGGTATGGCCAAAAACAGAGAGTATAACCAATATTTAGGTAAAAAACCTGAAATTGAAACTCTTACAGGTAAAAAAGGAAGAGATAAAGGAATGTACCTTGAAAACTTCAAAATGGGAAGAGGTGACTATTCCGGTATCGCAGGATGGAAAAATGACGGAGCTGCACAGACAGCAGACGTAAGACAATTCCCTTCTAACGATTTAGGAATCTACGGTATGTACGGAAACGTTTCTGAATGGACTGCCGATGTATACAGACCTATTATTGATGAAGATTTCAGCGATTTCAACTATTATAGAGGTAATATGCCTCAGGCTATCGTAAAAAACGGAGACGGAACTTACAAAATGATTGATGAGGGTACCATTAAATATGATACTTTATCAGACGGAAGATTAGTTTACAGAGGTCTTCCGGGACAGTTTGAAAGAGAAACCGTTGCCGATCTTAGAAACTACAGAGATGGTGACAGACAGTCTTCTTTAGAATATTACAGAGCTTCAGACTCAGCTTCTTCATTTGATATGTACAATTCTCCTCAAAAAAGATTTATTGTAGATGGAGCAGGAAGAGTAAAACTTCAGAAAGATACTAAAGACAGAACTTCTGCGGTATCCAATGATGTAAGAGTTGTAAAAGGAGGTTCTTGGCAGGATACAGCATATTGGTTGGATCCGGGACAAAGAAGATTCAAAAATCAGGGCAAGGCTTACGGATGGATCGGTTTCCGTGTTGCGCAAGATGCTAGAACTAACGATAAAGGTAGAACTAGAAGATAA
- a CDS encoding NUDIX hydrolase produces the protein MYKVFVNEKKLLLSKQSENLEKVLRYENVTSLEIALDLLENTSLKELNVFGENIEEIWAEFQKLFRIIEAAGGLVNNPQGELLFIKRLGKWDLPKGKMEKGESREESAVREIEEETGLKDVELVKFINTTYHIYIERNGEKILKCTHWFEMNFNGEDTSKPQIEEGITEVAWKNTTQIEDEVFPSTFKNIKLIVKEFQYSRLK, from the coding sequence ATGTATAAAGTTTTTGTGAACGAAAAAAAATTATTACTGTCTAAGCAATCTGAAAACTTAGAAAAGGTACTTAGATATGAAAACGTCACAAGTCTGGAGATCGCTCTGGATCTTCTGGAAAATACATCATTAAAAGAATTAAATGTTTTTGGTGAGAATATTGAAGAAATCTGGGCAGAGTTTCAAAAGCTTTTCAGGATTATAGAAGCTGCCGGAGGTTTGGTAAACAATCCTCAGGGAGAACTTCTCTTCATTAAAAGATTGGGCAAATGGGATCTTCCGAAAGGTAAAATGGAAAAGGGCGAATCCCGAGAAGAATCGGCTGTAAGGGAAATTGAAGAAGAAACCGGATTAAAGGATGTGGAGCTAGTGAAATTTATCAATACAACCTATCACATTTATATCGAAAGAAACGGTGAAAAAATCCTTAAATGTACCCATTGGTTTGAAATGAATTTCAATGGGGAAGATACCTCAAAACCTCAGATAGAAGAAGGGATTACTGAAGTAGCCTGGAAAAACACCACCCAGATAGAGGATGAAGTTTTCCCAAGTACTTTCAAAAACATTAAACTGATTGTAAAGGAATTTCAGTACTCAAGGCTTAAATAA
- a CDS encoding FUSC family protein yields MNYSAELKKFVTSQYVYSAIRITLATVLPCLVLAHFGILKEYFLFPLGTSFVALCDQPGPFIRRRNALTFAIVCFVFVALIASLVMNFKILVITEIIVFGIFFSLIGVYGQRLAAVGSLSLVVLAIFIDGHLTGGNIFKSLLIFASGCIWFLLIFLIVTTIQPYKLAGQMIGENYLQLAEFLKIKANYYQKNPDFDKLTTQVIAKQIGIKNLQEETRETVFKTRTIVNESTTTSRLLMLMFLNSMDLHEKLMTSESDYQKLQQSFEDSMILVNIHDYLNLLAEEITNIGISLQIGTRAKPIFDLEFELKNLNYHYFELRNKQLSSDNLENFMVLRQILMRINEITKEINEIYKVFSQDIKLAKSLSTGLDLKKFMPNEEKLNFKVLRNNISLSSSHFRHAIRITTALLVGYLFSMFNFLGLGHTYWILITITAILKPAYSITKKRNLLRLYGTIAGAVIAYTILHFIHINALLFTILLLSMIMCFSFLKGRYFWAVLFMTIYIFLSFNFLNPGNVNVIFKDRIVDTLIAGVIAFAVSYIVLPVWEHTQNLDLMKKSAADNLIYFESVISKFLQGSFDIEDYKMKRKNAIISLANLSDNFQRMISEPKNQRKKLEVVHQFVATSHLITAYTASLSQYSKNNEKYPEIDAESWSRKIEAEMQQTSALLNGNEINEALKMESRLEPEDSSIEDMLLKRKTEIEENDLVDRRDPDKISHLTELKNIHDILELIYDVAKEQRKVIEKYKNEADSTLPQS; encoded by the coding sequence ATGAATTATTCAGCAGAACTCAAAAAATTCGTTACCAGTCAATATGTATATTCTGCCATCAGAATTACACTGGCAACTGTTCTGCCCTGTTTGGTTCTCGCCCACTTCGGAATCCTGAAAGAATATTTCCTTTTTCCGCTTGGAACCAGCTTTGTTGCCCTTTGTGATCAGCCCGGCCCTTTTATCAGAAGAAGAAACGCTCTAACATTTGCTATAGTCTGTTTTGTTTTTGTGGCGCTTATTGCCAGCCTGGTCATGAATTTTAAAATTCTGGTCATCACAGAAATTATTGTATTCGGGATATTTTTCTCTCTCATTGGGGTTTACGGACAGAGGCTTGCTGCTGTAGGTTCATTATCCCTTGTTGTTTTGGCGATTTTTATCGATGGGCATCTTACGGGAGGTAATATTTTTAAAAGCCTGCTGATCTTCGCATCCGGCTGTATATGGTTCCTGCTGATCTTTCTTATAGTTACAACAATCCAGCCTTATAAACTGGCGGGACAGATGATCGGGGAAAATTATCTCCAGCTTGCAGAATTTTTAAAGATCAAGGCCAACTATTATCAGAAAAATCCTGATTTTGATAAATTAACAACCCAGGTTATTGCCAAGCAGATCGGGATCAAAAACCTTCAGGAAGAAACAAGAGAAACCGTTTTCAAGACCAGAACCATTGTTAATGAATCCACAACAACCAGCCGTCTTCTGATGCTGATGTTTTTGAATTCAATGGACCTTCATGAAAAACTGATGACATCTGAAAGCGACTATCAGAAACTGCAGCAGAGCTTTGAAGACAGCATGATCCTGGTTAATATCCATGATTACCTCAACCTGCTTGCCGAAGAAATTACCAATATCGGGATCTCTTTACAGATAGGAACAAGAGCCAAGCCTATATTCGATCTGGAGTTTGAGCTGAAAAACCTCAATTACCATTATTTTGAGCTTCGCAATAAGCAACTGAGTTCCGATAATCTGGAAAACTTTATGGTTCTCCGCCAGATCCTGATGCGCATCAATGAAATTACCAAAGAGATCAATGAGATTTATAAGGTTTTCTCGCAGGATATTAAACTGGCCAAAAGTCTTTCCACCGGTCTGGATTTAAAAAAATTCATGCCTAATGAAGAAAAGCTCAATTTCAAAGTTCTAAGGAACAATATTTCACTATCATCATCCCATTTCAGACATGCGATAAGAATTACGACCGCCCTTCTGGTAGGGTATCTTTTCTCTATGTTCAATTTCCTGGGACTTGGCCATACATATTGGATACTAATCACCATTACCGCGATACTGAAGCCCGCCTACTCTATTACCAAAAAACGGAATCTTCTCCGTCTTTACGGAACTATTGCCGGTGCGGTTATAGCCTATACAATCCTGCATTTCATCCACATCAACGCTCTTTTATTTACGATTTTGCTTTTGAGCATGATTATGTGTTTCAGCTTTCTGAAAGGACGTTACTTCTGGGCTGTACTGTTCATGACCATTTATATTTTCCTCAGCTTTAATTTTTTAAACCCCGGAAATGTAAATGTAATTTTCAAGGACAGGATTGTAGATACACTCATCGCTGGAGTCATTGCTTTTGCAGTATCCTATATTGTGCTTCCGGTTTGGGAACATACCCAGAATCTTGATCTGATGAAAAAATCTGCCGCAGATAACCTGATCTATTTTGAAAGTGTTATTTCCAAATTCTTACAGGGCAGCTTTGATATTGAAGATTATAAAATGAAAAGGAAAAACGCCATCATTTCACTGGCCAATCTTTCGGATAATTTTCAGAGAATGATCTCTGAACCTAAGAATCAACGGAAAAAACTGGAAGTTGTGCACCAGTTTGTGGCTACATCGCACCTCATCACGGCATATACGGCTTCCCTATCTCAATATTCCAAAAACAATGAAAAATATCCTGAAATTGATGCCGAAAGCTGGAGCAGAAAGATAGAGGCAGAAATGCAGCAGACTTCTGCTCTGCTAAACGGAAACGAGATCAATGAAGCTTTAAAAATGGAAAGCCGCCTGGAACCGGAAGACTCCTCCATTGAAGACATGCTTCTGAAAAGAAAAACGGAAATTGAGGAAAATGATCTTGTTGACAGAAGAGATCCTGATAAAATATCACATTTAACAGAGCTTAAAAACATCCATGATATCCTGGAACTGATCTACGATGTTGCCAAAGAGCAGAGAAAAGTAATAGAAAAATACAAAAACGAGGCAGATTCTACTCTTCCACAATCGTAA
- the porV gene encoding type IX secretion system outer membrane channel protein PorV, with protein sequence MNLTTKLLLGFGLSAGFLGYSQDLSKINPVLTGAPFLRIAPDARAGGMGDQGVVTSPDAFSQFWNAAKYPFSRTSSSIGLNYTPYMGKLTNDVFLLYGAFHKFLGQEERSTISASIYYFNMGEVDLTQLVGSEVTSMGTSKPNEFSIDVAYGLKLSDSYSMAVTGRFIRSDLAGGFNTDTTLKAANSFAVDVSGYYTSPRFSSFGGYDGKVNAGFAIQNLGPKLDYTGNEESRSYLPTMARLGIGYDMYMDDMNRIGLSVEGSKILVPGSEYVGIDPNTRQPRYEIPNVGPIAGIGKSFKNKNSIMYSGALEYSYDNAFSVRTGYFHESEEQGARQFATAGIGLKYRSFGLDVSYLINMSKINTALDNTLRFGLTWNIGDETSNVDY encoded by the coding sequence ATGAATTTAACTACTAAACTGCTTTTGGGATTTGGTTTAAGTGCTGGTTTTTTAGGCTATTCGCAAGATTTAAGTAAAATAAATCCAGTATTGACCGGAGCTCCTTTTCTAAGAATTGCACCAGATGCAAGAGCTGGAGGTATGGGAGACCAGGGGGTGGTAACTTCACCGGATGCATTTTCACAATTCTGGAATGCGGCAAAATATCCTTTTAGCAGAACAAGTTCTTCTATAGGTCTTAACTATACACCTTATATGGGGAAACTTACCAATGATGTATTTTTACTATATGGTGCATTCCATAAATTTTTAGGACAGGAAGAAAGATCTACAATCTCTGCAAGTATCTATTATTTCAACATGGGTGAAGTAGACCTTACCCAGTTGGTAGGTTCAGAAGTAACTTCTATGGGTACTTCAAAGCCTAATGAATTCTCCATTGACGTTGCTTACGGTCTGAAACTTTCAGATTCTTACTCAATGGCTGTTACCGGTAGATTCATCCGTTCAGATTTAGCCGGAGGTTTCAACACAGACACTACCCTTAAAGCTGCCAACAGTTTTGCCGTAGATGTTTCAGGATACTATACCTCTCCAAGATTTTCAAGTTTCGGAGGATATGACGGTAAAGTAAATGCCGGTTTCGCAATCCAGAACTTAGGTCCGAAATTAGATTATACAGGAAATGAAGAATCCAGATCTTACCTGCCTACTATGGCCAGATTAGGAATTGGATACGATATGTATATGGATGATATGAACAGAATCGGGCTTAGTGTAGAAGGTTCAAAAATTCTTGTTCCCGGATCAGAATATGTAGGAATAGATCCTAATACAAGACAACCCAGATATGAGATTCCTAACGTAGGTCCTATCGCCGGAATCGGAAAATCTTTCAAAAACAAGAACAGTATCATGTACAGTGGTGCTTTGGAATATTCTTATGACAATGCATTCTCTGTAAGAACAGGTTACTTCCACGAAAGTGAAGAGCAGGGAGCAAGACAGTTTGCTACTGCCGGTATCGGATTAAAATACCGTTCTTTCGGGCTTGATGTTTCTTACCTGATCAATATGTCAAAAATCAATACTGCTTTGGATAACACGCTTCGTTTCGGTCTTACCTGGAACATTGGTGACGAAACATCTAATGTAGATTATTAA
- a CDS encoding UDP-N-acetylmuramoyl-tripeptide--D-alanyl-D-alanine ligase, with protein MNIEQFYPLFLQSDKVTIDSRKVGKNDIFFAFSGENFNAATLAEKAVDDGALAVIVEKQEFENKDRNIFYVPSTLELLQQLAIHHRNQLKIPVIGLTGSNGKTTTKEIIHAVLSEKFNVQYTSGNLNNHIGVPLTILSIKPEHEMAVVEMGANHQKEIELLCTISQPDFGYITNFGKAHLEGFGGFEGVIKGKSELYDYLKNHHQTIVVNENDPIQVEKTENYTPKITFGKDNSDYHFGLLSEEHFVGLEYQDTKAVSKLTGEYNFTNLCAAASLGLHFGISFEQISHAIENYTPTNMRSQVVKKEGRTLVLDTYNANPSSMNASLHNFATFEGSKTVIIGDMLELGEESGKEHQNILKLARELAFDQIITVGKHFKTVDSSSLSFENTTELIQYLQQNKIHSENILLKGSRGIALEKSIEFI; from the coding sequence ATGAATATAGAACAGTTTTATCCTTTATTTTTACAGTCAGATAAAGTGACTATCGACAGCAGAAAAGTCGGTAAAAATGATATTTTCTTTGCCTTTTCCGGTGAAAACTTCAATGCTGCAACCTTAGCGGAAAAAGCTGTTGATGATGGGGCTTTGGCCGTGATTGTAGAGAAACAGGAATTTGAAAATAAAGACAGAAATATTTTCTATGTTCCTTCTACACTGGAACTTCTTCAGCAACTGGCAATTCACCATAGAAATCAGCTTAAAATTCCTGTTATAGGACTTACAGGAAGTAACGGAAAGACAACTACGAAAGAAATCATACATGCAGTTCTTTCTGAGAAATTCAACGTACAGTATACTTCCGGAAACTTAAATAATCATATTGGAGTTCCGTTAACCATACTTTCAATCAAGCCGGAGCATGAAATGGCAGTAGTGGAAATGGGAGCCAATCATCAGAAGGAGATTGAACTTTTATGCACTATTTCACAGCCGGATTTCGGATATATTACCAACTTTGGAAAGGCTCATTTAGAGGGATTCGGTGGATTTGAAGGAGTAATCAAAGGCAAATCTGAATTATATGATTATTTGAAAAATCATCATCAAACCATTGTTGTCAACGAGAATGATCCTATACAGGTAGAAAAAACTGAAAATTATACTCCAAAGATTACCTTTGGGAAAGATAATTCTGATTATCATTTCGGATTACTTTCCGAAGAACATTTTGTAGGATTGGAATATCAGGATACAAAAGCAGTTTCAAAACTTACAGGTGAATATAATTTTACCAACCTTTGTGCAGCCGCCAGTCTGGGACTTCATTTCGGGATCAGTTTTGAACAGATCAGCCATGCTATTGAGAATTATACTCCAACGAATATGCGTTCGCAGGTTGTGAAAAAAGAAGGAAGAACTTTGGTTCTGGATACCTACAATGCCAATCCAAGCTCTATGAATGCATCTCTGCATAATTTTGCAACTTTTGAGGGAAGCAAGACTGTTATTATCGGTGATATGCTTGAATTGGGAGAGGAGAGTGGAAAAGAACATCAGAATATCCTGAAGCTTGCCAGGGAATTAGCTTTTGACCAAATTATAACTGTAGGTAAGCATTTCAAAACTGTTGATTCTTCGTCACTGTCTTTTGAAAATACAACAGAATTAATACAATATCTCCAACAGAATAAAATTCATTCTGAAAATATCCTTTTAAAAGGTTCACGGGGGATTGCGCTTGAAAAATCTATTGAATTTATTTAA
- the porU gene encoding type IX secretion system sortase PorU: MKQKITFLLLFSFVSTLWAQRKAIEWEGSKIQDFGETKLNLPNFKNEGFSFSQNNVFIITKQKIGEKQLKVSDMAWENVSSKDLYDLDKGRLPDYEVADVAYYTLEGERYASISVALFKNVKGRIQRLSSFNISETAAPNNFRSGNANKIGTTNNPLASGGFYKIKVDRSGIFKITAQFLRDNGINPASVNPKNFRIYGNGGVMLPEYNQDTKYSALQENAIQVVGEEDGVWNDGDYALFYAQGPNGYNLYDTSNGNGFKRIDTRTDRSNNLKNIYEDFSYYFINFDKGAGKRVQPVDVNLPAGSLINRYDNYQVINNDQINLLKVGRIWVEEAPFNTDKAVTFTTGSPIQPGDVIKYRTQVVGYRSQQNSVEFKINNLNPITQSVPANTPTYGFDFYQMKYDGTISNLSGNQITLNYAPNISVNPNGAFHFDYAEVQYKENLTFNGSQLSFRDFSLISGTNISYGFGITNAANLEQVWDVTDITNANRRVNKAGAGNFNFGYITSDPNFNNEFVAFRADAAYNPQFVERVANQDLSGLQNVDYLIITVPEMMAQAQRLASYHQTKNNYTVEVVDASKIYNEFGSGSRDLTAIRDFVTKLNNSARLKYVFILGDASYDYKNRISGNSNIVSSYEGENSADFVGSFVTDDYIVMTQPQTTSSIENNLPDLPVGRIPAANVTEAGNMINKTLAYYNALPGQSSPFGEWRMKLDFVVDDDKDGGSPFHEVMNNTLSSIFEQPGQQDLKEYNVRKLYLDAFPAQSTAAGQRFPQVTQAISNDIGNSLYLFYFGHGGINGWAQERVLTSTEIQNSNNFSNVYSRFPFVSTITCEFTLWDEPNTSSAGEQFIKLKQGGTAAMITSSRAIGVDYGRNFTDLYTKNIFKLVNDDFETLGYAHLNAKKQKGSSIDHLKVNLLGDPAMKLSRPQRQLVIDNIESPVPGLIRGLDFIKVKGHINNPNGTLNTTFNGRVSINIFDKRLNKKTLNNDGVLAPVMDYTEEGSAIVKASGTAVNGVFNVEFYVPKDINYAVGQGRILGYADNRATDVFNNQAVQVGDINPNGINDNEPPKVKLYMNNTNFADGGITNQNPMLLACITDDTGINSTGSGVGHDVTVYLDGQIINTIILNDFFASGEGNGCLSPGLADYQKGNVTYPFRNLAIGQHQLTFKVWDINNNSTTATLNFEVKDETDQHLIINRPLNWPNPFTNKTYIQFEHNCDDILDVNVQIYTITGKLVRTLSQPVVAEPFLQGFRTPRQAIEWDGRDDFGATVAKGTYIFKIFAKSQNQEKCKGSATAVEKMVLLK; this comes from the coding sequence ATGAAACAAAAAATCACCTTTTTATTACTATTCTCTTTTGTATCAACACTTTGGGCCCAGAGAAAAGCCATAGAATGGGAAGGCTCTAAAATCCAGGATTTTGGTGAAACAAAATTAAATCTTCCAAATTTCAAAAATGAAGGTTTTTCGTTCAGCCAAAATAATGTTTTTATCATAACTAAACAAAAAATAGGAGAAAAGCAGCTGAAAGTTTCGGATATGGCCTGGGAAAACGTTTCCAGTAAGGATTTATATGATCTTGACAAAGGCAGGCTACCGGATTACGAAGTTGCAGATGTGGCCTATTATACATTGGAGGGAGAGAGATATGCCAGCATCAGTGTGGCTTTATTTAAGAATGTAAAGGGTCGTATCCAAAGACTTTCTTCATTCAACATTTCTGAAACAGCAGCTCCCAATAATTTCAGATCGGGCAATGCAAATAAAATAGGAACAACTAACAATCCTCTTGCTTCCGGAGGTTTTTATAAAATCAAAGTAGACAGATCCGGGATCTTTAAAATTACGGCACAGTTTTTAAGAGATAACGGTATTAATCCGGCTTCTGTAAATCCGAAAAATTTCAGGATCTATGGAAACGGCGGTGTAATGCTTCCTGAATACAACCAGGATACAAAATACAGCGCACTTCAGGAAAATGCCATCCAGGTGGTAGGTGAAGAAGACGGTGTATGGAATGACGGAGATTATGCCCTGTTCTATGCCCAGGGGCCAAACGGATACAATCTTTATGATACATCTAACGGAAATGGCTTCAAAAGAATAGATACACGAACAGACAGAAGCAATAATCTCAAAAATATATATGAAGATTTTTCTTACTACTTTATTAATTTTGATAAAGGTGCCGGCAAAAGAGTGCAACCGGTTGATGTCAATCTGCCGGCAGGGAGCCTGATTAACAGATACGATAATTATCAGGTAATCAACAATGACCAGATAAATCTTTTAAAAGTAGGAAGAATCTGGGTGGAAGAGGCGCCGTTCAATACAGACAAAGCGGTTACATTTACCACCGGTTCACCTATACAGCCCGGTGATGTTATAAAATACAGAACACAGGTAGTAGGCTACAGATCACAGCAGAATTCAGTTGAATTTAAGATCAATAATCTCAATCCGATCACTCAGTCTGTTCCGGCTAATACCCCAACTTATGGATTTGATTTTTATCAGATGAAATATGACGGAACAATATCCAATCTGAGCGGAAACCAGATTACCCTGAATTATGCTCCTAATATTTCCGTAAATCCTAACGGAGCTTTCCATTTCGATTATGCGGAGGTACAGTATAAAGAAAACCTTACTTTCAACGGATCACAGTTAAGCTTCAGAGATTTCTCGCTTATCAGCGGAACCAATATCAGCTACGGTTTCGGTATTACCAATGCTGCAAACCTTGAACAGGTATGGGATGTAACTGATATTACGAATGCCAACAGAAGAGTAAACAAGGCAGGTGCAGGAAATTTTAACTTCGGTTATATTACTTCAGATCCTAATTTCAATAACGAATTTGTAGCTTTCCGTGCGGATGCCGCCTACAACCCACAGTTTGTGGAAAGAGTTGCGAACCAGGACCTTTCAGGACTACAGAATGTAGATTACCTTATTATTACAGTTCCTGAGATGATGGCACAGGCACAGAGACTGGCCAGCTATCATCAGACCAAAAACAATTATACGGTAGAGGTTGTGGATGCTTCTAAAATTTACAATGAATTCGGAAGCGGAAGCAGGGATCTTACGGCAATAAGAGATTTTGTAACCAAACTTAATAACAGCGCAAGACTTAAATATGTGTTCATTTTAGGAGATGCCTCTTATGATTATAAAAACAGAATCTCAGGGAATTCCAATATTGTTTCCAGCTACGAAGGTGAGAATTCAGCAGATTTTGTAGGTTCTTTTGTAACGGATGATTATATTGTAATGACACAGCCGCAGACTACATCTTCTATTGAAAATAACCTGCCGGACCTGCCTGTAGGGAGAATTCCTGCCGCTAACGTGACGGAAGCCGGAAATATGATCAATAAAACTCTTGCTTATTACAATGCTCTTCCGGGACAGTCATCCCCTTTCGGAGAATGGAGAATGAAGCTTGATTTTGTGGTAGATGATGATAAAGACGGCGGAAGTCCTTTTCATGAAGTAATGAATAATACGTTGTCCAGTATTTTTGAACAGCCCGGACAGCAAGACCTGAAAGAATATAACGTAAGAAAGTTGTATCTGGATGCTTTCCCTGCCCAAAGTACTGCAGCAGGACAAAGATTTCCTCAGGTGACCCAGGCCATTTCAAATGACATCGGGAACAGTCTTTATCTGTTCTATTTCGGACATGGAGGTATCAACGGATGGGCACAGGAAAGAGTACTGACAAGTACCGAGATTCAGAATTCCAATAACTTCTCCAATGTATACAGCAGATTTCCGTTTGTATCTACTATTACCTGCGAATTTACATTATGGGATGAGCCTAATACATCTTCTGCAGGAGAACAGTTTATTAAACTTAAACAAGGGGGTACTGCAGCTATGATTACTTCAAGCCGTGCTATTGGAGTAGATTACGGACGTAACTTTACTGATCTTTATACCAAGAATATTTTCAAATTAGTCAATGATGATTTTGAAACTCTAGGATATGCTCATTTAAATGCTAAAAAACAAAAGGGATCCAGCATCGACCACCTTAAAGTAAATTTACTTGGAGATCCGGCTATGAAACTGAGCAGACCTCAGAGACAGCTTGTAATAGATAACATAGAATCTCCTGTTCCGGGACTTATCAGAGGATTGGATTTCATTAAAGTGAAAGGCCACATCAATAATCCTAACGGAACATTGAACACAACATTCAACGGAAGGGTTTCCATCAATATTTTTGATAAGAGATTAAACAAAAAAACTTTAAATAACGACGGAGTATTAGCTCCTGTTATGGATTATACAGAAGAAGGAAGCGCTATTGTTAAAGCTTCAGGAACAGCTGTAAACGGAGTATTTAACGTGGAATTCTATGTTCCGAAAGATATCAACTATGCTGTAGGACAGGGAAGAATATTGGGTTATGCAGATAACAGGGCAACAGATGTATTCAATAATCAGGCAGTACAGGTAGGAGATATCAATCCCAACGGAATCAATGATAATGAACCTCCAAAAGTAAAACTGTATATGAATAACACCAATTTTGCAGACGGAGGAATCACCAACCAGAATCCGATGCTTTTGGCTTGTATTACAGATGACACAGGAATCAACTCTACAGGATCGGGTGTGGGTCATGATGTTACGGTTTACCTTGACGGACAGATCATCAATACAATTATTCTGAATGATTTCTTTGCCTCAGGGGAAGGAAACGGATGTTTAAGCCCGGGGCTTGCAGATTATCAGAAAGGAAATGTAACTTACCCTTTCAGAAATCTTGCAATAGGACAGCACCAATTAACATTTAAAGTTTGGGATATAAACAATAATTCTACAACTGCTACGTTAAACTTTGAAGTTAAGGATGAAACCGATCAGCATCTGATCATCAACAGACCGCTGAACTGGCCGAATCCGTTTACCAATAAAACATACATCCAGTTTGAGCATAACTGCGATGATATTTTAGATGTAAATGTTCAAATTTATACCATAACAGGAAAATTAGTAAGAACTTTATCTCAGCCGGTAGTTGCAGAACCGTTCCTACAGGGCTTTAGAACGCCACGCCAGGCAATTGAATGGGACGGAAGAGACGATTTTGGGGCAACTGTTGCAAAAGGTACGTATATTTTTAAGATATTTGCAAAAAGTCAAAATCAAGAAAAATGCAAAGGAAGTGCTACAGCTGTAGAAAAAATGGTACTTTTGAAATAA